A region from the Mycobacterium heidelbergense genome encodes:
- a CDS encoding SDR family NAD(P)-dependent oxidoreductase, translated as MNAHSQGRLAVVTGAGSGIGRAIALAFAARGDRVVAADLDEAAATATAKEQPELITALPVDVADPARVDALCDRTHAQVGVPTIVVNAAGWDRTDQFLNATPEFAAKVVAINYLGPVHVCRAFLPGMIEAGAGGRVVNLASDAGRVGSAGETIYAGAKGGVIALTKSLAREMARHQITVNCVCPGPTDTPLFHAQPEKLKEALVKAIPFRRLARPEEVAAPVLFFASDAASFITGQVISVSGGLTMAG; from the coding sequence ATGAATGCCCATTCACAAGGCCGGCTCGCGGTGGTGACCGGCGCCGGGTCGGGGATCGGCAGGGCGATAGCGCTGGCGTTCGCCGCGCGGGGCGACCGCGTTGTGGCCGCCGATCTCGACGAGGCAGCGGCGACGGCCACCGCCAAGGAGCAACCCGAGCTGATCACCGCGCTGCCCGTCGACGTCGCCGACCCCGCCCGGGTCGACGCGCTGTGCGACCGGACCCACGCGCAGGTCGGCGTGCCCACCATCGTGGTCAACGCCGCCGGCTGGGACCGCACCGACCAATTCCTCAATGCCACACCGGAATTCGCGGCCAAGGTGGTGGCCATCAACTACCTGGGGCCGGTGCATGTCTGTCGTGCGTTCCTGCCGGGCATGATCGAGGCGGGGGCCGGCGGGCGCGTCGTCAACCTGGCCAGCGACGCGGGCCGCGTCGGCAGCGCGGGCGAAACGATCTACGCCGGCGCCAAGGGCGGGGTCATCGCGCTCACCAAATCGCTGGCCCGCGAGATGGCCCGCCACCAGATCACGGTCAACTGCGTGTGCCCCGGCCCGACGGACACGCCGCTGTTTCACGCGCAGCCGGAGAAATTGAAAGAGGCACTGGTCAAAGCGATTCCGTTCCGGCGGCTGGCCCGGCCCGAGGAGGTCGCCGCGCCGGTGCTGTTCTTCGCGTCCGACGCCGCGTCGTTCATCACCGGACAGGTGATCAGCGTCAGCGGTGGCCTCACAATGGCCGGCTAG
- a CDS encoding class I SAM-dependent methyltransferase — MARKDDDTWDPATGVGVTATFGAVARAVANNKGLMHDAFAKRLVRAVGVEYFIRVVNDERFSTGDGESAVMTGLIDILAAHTRFLDDYLAAAGRAGIRQVVLLASGLDTRPYRLWWPPGTTVYEIDRPQVLDFKSELLRGLGARLAANRCAVGIDLRQDWLAALRRVGFDEAQPTVWIAEQLLVGYLPPDAQKRLLRDVTAASAAGSRLAADHMPTWTPMHLEAGRAFVDGWRQHGLDVDLASLTYPGEYVHVPEYLAAHGWETVERNVVELLTGMGLAGLWRGGPGDLAVVPAYVTAVRLGMLPADER; from the coding sequence ATGGCGCGAAAGGACGACGACACCTGGGATCCGGCCACCGGCGTCGGGGTGACCGCGACATTCGGCGCCGTCGCCAGGGCCGTCGCCAACAACAAGGGGCTGATGCACGACGCGTTCGCCAAGCGGCTGGTGCGTGCCGTGGGGGTGGAGTACTTCATCCGGGTGGTCAACGACGAGCGGTTCTCGACCGGCGACGGCGAAAGCGCGGTCATGACCGGGCTCATCGACATCCTCGCCGCGCACACCCGATTCCTGGACGACTATCTGGCCGCCGCGGGACGGGCGGGCATCCGCCAAGTGGTGCTGCTGGCATCGGGTCTCGACACTCGGCCGTACCGGCTGTGGTGGCCGCCGGGGACCACGGTGTACGAGATCGATCGCCCGCAGGTGCTCGACTTCAAGAGCGAACTGCTGCGCGGGCTGGGCGCCAGGCTGGCCGCGAACCGTTGCGCGGTGGGCATCGACCTGCGTCAGGATTGGCTGGCGGCGCTGCGGCGGGTCGGTTTTGACGAGGCTCAGCCGACGGTGTGGATCGCCGAGCAATTGCTGGTCGGCTACCTACCGCCCGACGCGCAGAAGCGGCTGCTGCGCGACGTCACGGCGGCAAGCGCGGCCGGCAGCCGGCTCGCCGCCGATCACATGCCCACCTGGACGCCCATGCACCTCGAGGCGGGGCGGGCGTTCGTCGACGGCTGGCGACAACACGGCCTGGACGTCGACCTGGCCAGCCTGACCTACCCGGGCGAATACGTCCACGTGCCCGAGTATCTGGCGGCGCACGGCTGGGAGACGGTCGAGCGGAACGTCGTCGAACTGCTGACCGGCATGGGGTTGGCCGGACTGTGGCGCGGCGGCCCCGGCGACCTGGCCGTCGTCCCGGCTTATGTCACCGCGGTTCGGCTCGGAATGCTTCCCGCCGACGAGCGTTAG
- a CDS encoding DUF3054 domain-containing protein: MRRPAWLAMDVIAVLVFCAAGRRSHDEGLGIAGVATTAWPFLAGTVVGWLASRAWRQPTALAPTGVIVWLCTVAVGMALRKASSAGVAASFVVVAASVTAVLLLGWRAVVGLAVRRRSGA, translated from the coding sequence ATGCGACGGCCGGCGTGGTTAGCCATGGACGTCATCGCCGTGCTGGTGTTCTGCGCCGCCGGGCGCCGCAGCCACGACGAGGGACTCGGCATCGCCGGCGTCGCGACGACGGCATGGCCGTTCCTCGCCGGAACCGTCGTCGGCTGGTTGGCGTCCCGGGCGTGGCGGCAACCCACCGCGCTGGCGCCCACCGGGGTGATCGTCTGGCTGTGCACCGTGGCGGTCGGCATGGCGCTGCGCAAGGCCAGCTCGGCGGGGGTGGCGGCGAGCTTCGTGGTGGTGGCCGCGTCGGTCACCGCGGTTCTGTTGCTGGGTTGGCGAGCGGTCGTCGGGCTGGCCGTGCGGCGCCGCTCCGGCGCCTGA
- a CDS encoding MBL fold metallo-hydrolase, which produces MAHQSSKAPRLVQVTDTVHLARGQAVNWVLVADDTGVMLIDAGYPGDRDDVLASLRGLGYEAGDVRAILLTHAHIDHLGSAIWFAEEHGTPVYCHADEVPHAKREYLEQASVFDVALRIWRPRWAVWGVHVLRSGGLIRDGIPSARPLTAEVAAGLPGRPTPIATPGHTGGHCSYVVDGVLASGDALITGHPLLRHGGPQLLPAVFSHNQQDCLRSLDALALLDADVLLPGHGDVWRGPIREATQAALALAH; this is translated from the coding sequence ATGGCCCACCAGTCATCCAAGGCGCCGAGGCTTGTTCAGGTCACCGACACCGTGCACCTCGCCCGGGGGCAGGCCGTGAATTGGGTGCTGGTCGCCGACGACACGGGAGTCATGCTGATCGACGCCGGCTATCCCGGCGACCGCGACGACGTGCTGGCCTCGCTGCGGGGGCTGGGCTACGAGGCCGGCGACGTGCGCGCGATCCTGCTGACGCACGCGCACATCGACCACCTCGGCTCGGCGATCTGGTTCGCCGAAGAGCACGGCACCCCGGTCTATTGCCACGCCGATGAAGTGCCTCACGCCAAGCGCGAATACCTCGAGCAGGCCTCGGTTTTCGATGTGGCACTGCGCATCTGGCGTCCCCGATGGGCGGTGTGGGGCGTCCACGTGCTGCGCAGCGGCGGCCTGATCCGCGACGGCATCCCGTCGGCCCGGCCGCTGACCGCCGAGGTGGCCGCCGGGTTGCCCGGCCGCCCGACGCCCATCGCGACGCCGGGGCACACCGGCGGGCACTGCTCGTATGTCGTCGACGGCGTGCTGGCCAGCGGCGACGCGCTGATAACCGGCCACCCGCTGCTGCGTCACGGTGGGCCGCAGCTGCTTCCGGCGGTGTTCAGCCACAACCAACAGGATTGCCTGCGCAGCCTGGACGCGCTGGCCCTGCTGGACGCCGACGTGCTGCTGCCCGGTCACGGCGACGTGTGGCGCGGCCCGATCCGCGAGGCGACGCAAGCGGCACTTGCGTTGGCTCATTGA
- a CDS encoding GNAT family N-acetyltransferase: protein MALEFVSATHDDPLARPLLAELAVEYAQRYGGTPDAHLAWLPVPADELAAPDGGLLIGVLHGAPVTGGAFRRFDDDTAELKRIWTDRAHRRRGYARALLAALEAEAAARGYRRLYLITGSRQPEAEALYDATGYTRVAAEPMPSWGPFHPIAFEKWLA, encoded by the coding sequence ATGGCGCTCGAGTTCGTGTCGGCTACCCACGACGACCCGCTGGCCCGGCCGCTTTTGGCCGAGCTCGCCGTCGAGTACGCGCAGCGCTACGGCGGCACGCCCGACGCGCATTTGGCCTGGCTGCCGGTGCCGGCCGACGAGTTGGCGGCGCCCGACGGCGGCTTGCTGATCGGCGTGTTGCACGGCGCGCCGGTCACCGGCGGGGCGTTTCGGCGTTTCGACGACGACACCGCCGAACTCAAGCGGATCTGGACCGACCGCGCGCATCGTCGCCGCGGGTACGCGAGGGCGCTGCTGGCGGCGCTGGAGGCGGAGGCCGCCGCGCGCGGGTACCGGCGGCTGTACCTGATCACCGGGAGTCGTCAACCCGAGGCCGAGGCGCTCTACGACGCCACCGGCTACACCCGGGTGGCCGCCGAACCCATGCCGTCCTGGGGGCCGTTTCATCCGATCGCGTTCGAGAAGTGGCTGGCATGA
- the pta gene encoding phosphate acetyltransferase, producing the protein MAETGPLSKAIYIAAPEPETGKSTIALGLLHRLTATVARVGVFRPITRLPGGPQAPGEDRDYILELLLEHTTAGLSYEQCVGVTYQQLHADGDAALASIVDSYHEMAQACDVVVIVGSDYTDVARPAELSLNARIAVNLGAPVLLTVSGKGRTADEVAGIVEACLAELAAQHAVTAAVVANRCEPAEVAAVAEALRAFAPPSYVLPDEPLLSAPTVAELERAVNGTPVSGEASLTEREVTGVLVAGMTADHVLERLRDGMAVITPGDRSDVVLAVASAHAAEGFPSLSCLVLNGGFELHPSIAALVSGLHLRLPIIATPLGTYDTAGAAAAARGRVTATSQRKIDTALELMDRHVDITDLLARLAISIPTVTTPQMFTHQLQLRARSDRKHIVLPEGHDDRILKSAGRLLRRRVADLTILGDEAQIRLRSAELGVNLDDAKVIDPRAGELRHRFAGQYAQLRRAKGVTVEQAGEIMGDATYFGTMMVYNGMVDGMVSGAAHTTAHTVRPAFEIIKTAPDVSTVSSIFFMCLPDRVLVYGDCAIIPNPTSEQLADIAISSARTAARFGIEPRVAMLSYSTGDSGAGADVDKVRAATELVRRRDPRLPVEGPIQYDAAIDPSVAATKLGDSPVAGRATVLIFPDLNTGNNTYKAVQRSAGAIAIGPVLQGLRKPVNDLSRGALVEDIVNTVAITAIQAQGSRG; encoded by the coding sequence TTGGCTGAAACCGGGCCTTTATCCAAGGCCATCTATATCGCCGCGCCCGAGCCCGAGACCGGCAAGTCGACGATCGCGCTGGGGCTCCTGCACCGGCTGACCGCGACGGTCGCCAGGGTCGGTGTCTTCCGGCCGATCACGCGGCTTCCCGGCGGGCCCCAAGCCCCCGGCGAGGACCGCGACTACATCCTGGAACTGTTGCTGGAGCACACCACCGCGGGCTTGTCCTACGAGCAGTGCGTCGGTGTGACGTACCAGCAGCTGCACGCCGACGGCGACGCCGCGCTCGCCAGCATCGTCGACTCCTACCACGAGATGGCGCAGGCCTGCGACGTGGTGGTGATCGTCGGCAGCGACTACACCGACGTGGCGAGGCCCGCGGAGCTGTCGCTCAACGCGCGGATCGCGGTGAACCTCGGCGCGCCGGTGTTGTTGACGGTCAGCGGGAAAGGCCGCACCGCCGACGAGGTCGCCGGCATCGTCGAGGCCTGCCTGGCGGAGCTGGCCGCGCAGCACGCCGTCACCGCGGCGGTGGTGGCCAACCGGTGCGAGCCGGCGGAGGTCGCGGCCGTCGCCGAGGCGCTGCGCGCGTTCGCCCCGCCCAGCTACGTGCTGCCGGACGAGCCGCTGCTGTCGGCGCCGACGGTCGCCGAACTGGAGCGGGCCGTGAACGGGACGCCGGTCAGCGGTGAGGCGTCGCTGACCGAACGCGAGGTCACCGGCGTGCTGGTCGCCGGGATGACCGCCGACCACGTGCTGGAGCGGCTGCGCGACGGCATGGCGGTCATCACCCCCGGCGACCGCTCGGACGTGGTGCTCGCCGTCGCGAGCGCCCACGCGGCCGAGGGGTTTCCGTCGCTGTCGTGCCTTGTCCTCAACGGCGGGTTCGAGCTGCACCCGTCGATCGCGGCCCTGGTTTCGGGTCTGCACCTGCGGCTGCCGATCATCGCCACCCCGCTGGGCACCTACGACACGGCCGGCGCGGCCGCCGCGGCCCGCGGCCGGGTGACGGCCACCTCGCAGCGCAAGATCGACACCGCGCTGGAACTGATGGACCGCCACGTCGACATCACGGATCTGCTGGCGCGGCTTGCCATTTCGATCCCCACCGTGACCACCCCGCAGATGTTCACCCACCAGCTGCAGCTGCGGGCCCGTTCGGATCGCAAGCACATCGTCCTTCCCGAAGGCCACGACGACCGCATCCTCAAGTCCGCCGGTCGCCTGCTGCGGCGCCGCGTCGCCGACCTGACCATACTGGGCGACGAAGCCCAAATCCGGCTGCGCTCAGCGGAACTCGGTGTGAACCTGGACGACGCGAAGGTGATCGACCCGCGTGCCGGCGAATTGCGTCACCGGTTCGCCGGCCAGTACGCCCAGTTGCGCAGGGCGAAGGGCGTCACCGTCGAGCAGGCCGGCGAGATCATGGGCGACGCCACGTATTTCGGGACCATGATGGTCTACAACGGCATGGTCGACGGCATGGTGTCCGGCGCCGCGCACACCACGGCGCACACCGTTCGGCCGGCATTCGAGATCATCAAGACCGCTCCCGACGTCTCCACCGTGTCCAGCATCTTCTTCATGTGCCTGCCCGACCGGGTGCTGGTCTATGGCGACTGCGCGATCATCCCGAATCCCACGTCCGAACAGCTGGCCGACATCGCGATCAGCTCCGCGCGCACCGCGGCGCGGTTCGGCATCGAGCCGCGGGTGGCCATGCTGTCCTACTCGACCGGTGACTCCGGCGCCGGGGCGGACGTCGACAAGGTCAGGGCGGCAACGGAGTTGGTGCGGCGGCGGGATCCTCGGCTGCCGGTCGAGGGACCCATCCAGTACGACGCCGCGATAGACCCGTCGGTCGCGGCGACCAAGCTGGGCGATTCGCCGGTGGCCGGTCGCGCCACGGTGCTGATATTCCCCGACCTGAACACCGGCAACAACACCTACAAGGCGGTGCAGCGCAGCGCCGGGGCGATCGCGATCGGCCCGGTGCTGCAGGGGTTGCGCAAGCCGGTGAACGATCTGTCCCGGGGCGCGCTCGTCGAAGACATCGTGAACACGGTCGCCATCACCGCGATCCAGGCGCAGGGTAGCCGTGGCTAG
- the fgd gene encoding glucose-6-phosphate dehydrogenase (coenzyme-F420), with protein MAELKLGYKASAEQFAPRELVELAVAAEGHGMDSATVSDHFQPWRHEGGHAPFSLAWMTAVGERTKRITLGTSVLTPTFRYNPAVIAQAFATMACLYPNRIFLGVGTGEALNEIATGYQGEWPEFKERFARLRESVRLMRELWRGDRVDFDGDYYRLKGASIYDVPEGGVPIYVAAGGPAVAKYAGRAGDGFICTSGKGEELYKDKLMPAVREGAAAADRDVDDIDRMIEIKISYDTDPELALENTRFWAPLSLTAEQKHSIDDPIEMEKAADALPIEQVAKRWIVASDPDEAVEKVGQYVEWGLNHLVFHAPGHDQRRFLDLFEKDLAPRLRRLG; from the coding sequence GTGGCTGAACTGAAACTTGGATACAAAGCGTCCGCTGAACAATTCGCCCCGCGCGAGCTCGTCGAGCTGGCCGTCGCCGCCGAGGGGCACGGCATGGACAGCGCAACCGTCAGTGACCACTTCCAGCCGTGGCGGCACGAGGGCGGGCATGCCCCGTTCTCGCTGGCCTGGATGACCGCCGTCGGCGAACGCACCAAGCGGATCACGCTGGGCACCTCGGTGCTGACCCCGACCTTTCGGTACAACCCGGCCGTCATCGCGCAGGCCTTCGCCACCATGGCGTGCCTCTACCCGAACCGCATCTTCCTCGGCGTGGGCACCGGCGAGGCGCTGAACGAGATCGCCACCGGATACCAGGGCGAGTGGCCGGAGTTCAAGGAGCGGTTCGCCCGGCTGCGCGAATCGGTACGGCTGATGCGCGAGCTGTGGCGCGGCGACCGCGTTGATTTCGACGGCGACTACTACCGGCTCAAGGGCGCCTCGATTTACGACGTGCCCGAGGGCGGCGTCCCGATTTACGTCGCCGCCGGCGGCCCGGCGGTGGCCAAATACGCCGGACGGGCCGGCGACGGGTTCATCTGCACCTCCGGCAAGGGCGAGGAGCTCTACAAGGACAAGCTGATGCCGGCGGTGCGGGAGGGCGCCGCGGCCGCCGACCGCGACGTCGACGACATCGACAGGATGATCGAGATCAAGATCTCCTACGACACCGATCCGGAGCTGGCGCTGGAGAACACCCGGTTCTGGGCGCCGCTGTCGCTGACCGCCGAGCAGAAGCACAGCATCGACGATCCGATCGAAATGGAGAAGGCCGCCGACGCGCTGCCGATCGAGCAGGTCGCCAAGCGCTGGATCGTCGCGTCGGACCCCGACGAGGCGGTCGAAAAGGTCGGTCAGTACGTGGAATGGGGCCTCAACCACCTGGTGTTCCACGCGCCCGGCCACGACCAACGCCGGTTCCTGGACCTCTTCGAGAAGGACCTGGCGCCACGGCTGCGGCGACTTGGCTGA
- a CDS encoding plasmid mobilization protein, whose protein sequence is MSRIDDLLADEGARAEAYPGGPTPEHVATSRPNLGRQTVVSVRLAADEHERLSQAARNAGMSLSTLIRVWAVDRLHAEDHGESGTVAERLARLEREVFRRPA, encoded by the coding sequence ATGAGCAGGATTGATGATTTGCTCGCCGACGAAGGCGCACGTGCGGAGGCATACCCGGGAGGGCCGACGCCCGAGCACGTCGCGACAAGCCGCCCGAATCTTGGTCGCCAGACTGTGGTTTCGGTGCGCTTGGCTGCCGACGAACACGAGCGGTTGAGCCAGGCTGCCCGCAACGCGGGAATGTCACTATCGACCCTAATCCGGGTATGGGCCGTCGATCGACTCCACGCCGAAGATCATGGCGAATCAGGAACCGTCGCCGAGCGTCTGGCACGGCTCGAACGCGAAGTATTCAGGCGGCCCGCGTAA
- a CDS encoding TetR/AcrR family transcriptional regulator, whose translation MAVDYGSLPVEEAVRAARASSRRRQVLDAAVKVMGRTGFHQMSMQDLAAEANVSVGLIYTYFGGKEDLLLATIVRILDVFRDQLAPVMDAAGDDAVDRLAAGIRRYIQIVDENLDGVVLTYRESRTLGAEGRTQIKELEIATAAPLRTAIEAGIAQGVFRDVDVDLTVCDIMLLAHGWALKHWHFGPNYTVGDYVALQTRHVLNSLIADGRRAEYAHVLE comes from the coding sequence ATGGCCGTCGACTACGGCTCCCTGCCCGTCGAGGAGGCCGTGCGCGCGGCGCGGGCCAGCTCGCGGCGCCGGCAGGTGCTCGACGCCGCCGTCAAAGTCATGGGCAGGACCGGATTTCACCAGATGTCGATGCAGGATCTGGCCGCCGAGGCCAACGTCAGCGTCGGCCTGATTTACACGTACTTCGGCGGCAAGGAGGACCTGCTGCTCGCGACGATCGTGCGGATCCTCGACGTGTTCCGCGATCAACTGGCGCCGGTCATGGACGCCGCCGGCGACGACGCCGTCGACCGGCTGGCCGCGGGCATCCGGCGCTACATCCAGATCGTCGACGAGAACCTCGACGGGGTGGTGCTCACCTACCGCGAGAGCCGAACGCTGGGGGCCGAAGGGCGTACGCAGATCAAGGAGCTCGAAATCGCCACCGCCGCGCCGCTGCGCACCGCGATCGAGGCCGGCATCGCGCAAGGCGTATTCCGCGACGTCGACGTCGATCTCACCGTGTGCGACATCATGCTGCTGGCGCACGGGTGGGCGCTCAAGCACTGGCACTTCGGGCCCAACTACACCGTCGGCGACTACGTCGCGCTGCAGACCCGCCACGTGCTCAACTCGCTGATTGCCGACGGGCGCCGCGCGGAGTATGCGCACGTGCTGGAATGA
- a CDS encoding acyl-CoA dehydrogenase has translation MSTDAPPAFDRDDPLSLDASLSGDELAVRDTVRKFCAEHVLPYVAEWFEIGDLPVRQLAKQFGQLGLLGMHLHGYGCGGASAVHYGLACTELEAADSGVRSMVSVQGSLAMFAIWKFGSEEQKQRWLPGMAAGELLGCFGLTEPDVGSDPAAMKTRARRDGSDWVLDGRKMWITNGSVADVAIVWAGTDDGIRGFVVPTGTPGFTANTIHHKLSLRASITSELVLDDVRLPADAMLPDARGLRGPLSCLSEARYGIIWGSMGAARSAWQAALDYATQRTQFGRPIAGFQLTQAKLVDMAVELHKGQLLSLHLGRLKDGAGLRPEQVSFGKLNNTREALEICRTARTILGGNGISLEYPVIRHMVNLESVLTYEGTPEMHQLVLGQAFTGSDAFR, from the coding sequence ATGAGCACCGACGCGCCTCCCGCCTTCGACCGCGACGACCCCCTGAGCCTGGACGCCTCCCTGTCCGGCGACGAGCTCGCCGTGCGCGACACCGTGCGAAAGTTCTGCGCCGAGCACGTCCTCCCCTACGTCGCCGAGTGGTTCGAGATCGGCGACCTTCCGGTCCGCCAACTCGCCAAGCAGTTCGGCCAACTCGGCCTGCTCGGCATGCACCTGCACGGCTACGGCTGCGGCGGGGCCTCCGCGGTGCACTACGGCCTGGCCTGTACCGAGCTGGAGGCCGCCGACTCCGGGGTGCGGTCGATGGTGTCGGTGCAGGGGTCGCTGGCGATGTTCGCCATCTGGAAGTTCGGCTCGGAGGAGCAGAAGCAGCGGTGGCTGCCCGGCATGGCCGCCGGCGAACTGCTCGGCTGCTTCGGGCTGACCGAACCCGACGTCGGATCCGACCCGGCGGCGATGAAAACCCGTGCGCGACGGGATGGTTCGGACTGGGTGCTGGACGGGCGCAAGATGTGGATCACCAACGGCTCGGTGGCCGACGTCGCGATCGTGTGGGCCGGCACCGACGACGGGATCCGCGGCTTCGTCGTCCCCACCGGCACCCCGGGCTTCACCGCCAACACGATTCACCACAAGCTGTCGCTGCGGGCATCGATCACCAGCGAGCTGGTGCTCGACGACGTGCGGCTGCCCGCCGACGCGATGCTGCCCGACGCGAGAGGCCTGCGCGGCCCGCTGTCGTGCCTGTCGGAGGCGCGCTACGGCATCATCTGGGGATCGATGGGGGCGGCGCGGTCGGCCTGGCAGGCCGCGCTCGACTACGCCACGCAGCGCACCCAATTCGGCCGGCCCATCGCCGGATTCCAGCTGACCCAGGCGAAACTCGTCGACATGGCGGTCGAGCTGCACAAGGGGCAGCTGCTCTCGCTGCACCTCGGCCGCCTCAAGGACGGCGCCGGGCTGCGCCCCGAACAGGTCAGCTTCGGCAAGCTCAACAACACCCGCGAGGCCCTCGAGATCTGCCGGACCGCGCGAACCATATTGGGCGGCAACGGGATATCGCTGGAATACCCGGTCATCCGACACATGGTGAACCTGGAATCGGTGCTCACCTACGAGGGCACCCCGGAGATGCACCAGCTCGTCCTCGGCCAGGCGTTCACCGGCAGCGACGCCTTCCGCTGA
- a CDS encoding acyl-CoA dehydrogenase family protein, whose translation MSGLSYHPEHHQFRRLVHDFVYQTVVPLHERWEKDGQWDRSLFVEAGKLGLLGFSVPEHLGGPGVRDFRYNAIVIDELQRAGAAAEAIAFTLQNDVVLPYLTDLTTPEQQRRWLPGVVTGETVLGIAMTEPGTGSDLAGIRTTAVRDGDHYVVNGAKTFISNGQTGDLFVIAVRTSPDRHQGLSLLVVDADTPGFRRGRNLEKIGLHAQDTSELTFTDMRVPVENLLEGEGKGFSQLMRNLPQERLALGVGAVAAAEGVLAETLDYVKQRKAFGAPIGSFQNSQFVLAELATEIDIARTYLDDCLTEHLVGSLTAARAARLKWWTTDLQVRTADRCLQLHGGYGYMREYSVARAFVDARIQTIYGGTNEIMKTIIAKDLGL comes from the coding sequence ATGAGCGGCCTGTCCTACCACCCAGAGCATCACCAGTTCCGGCGACTGGTACACGATTTCGTGTACCAGACCGTGGTCCCACTTCACGAACGTTGGGAAAAGGATGGCCAATGGGACCGCTCGCTGTTCGTCGAGGCGGGAAAGCTTGGGCTGCTGGGCTTTTCGGTGCCCGAGCACCTGGGCGGCCCGGGGGTGCGTGACTTTCGCTACAACGCGATCGTCATCGACGAGCTGCAGCGGGCCGGCGCGGCGGCCGAGGCCATCGCCTTCACGCTGCAAAACGACGTGGTGCTGCCCTATCTCACCGACCTGACGACGCCCGAGCAGCAGCGGCGGTGGCTGCCCGGGGTGGTGACCGGCGAGACCGTGCTGGGCATCGCGATGACCGAGCCCGGCACCGGCAGCGACCTGGCCGGGATCCGCACCACCGCGGTGCGGGACGGCGACCATTACGTCGTCAACGGCGCCAAGACGTTCATCTCCAACGGGCAGACCGGCGACCTGTTCGTGATCGCGGTGCGCACCTCGCCCGATCGGCACCAGGGGCTGTCGCTGCTGGTGGTCGACGCGGACACGCCGGGTTTTCGCCGGGGCCGCAACCTGGAGAAGATCGGCCTGCACGCCCAGGACACCAGCGAGCTCACCTTCACCGACATGCGGGTGCCCGTCGAGAACCTTCTTGAAGGGGAGGGCAAAGGTTTCTCTCAGCTGATGCGCAACCTGCCGCAGGAGCGGCTCGCGCTGGGGGTGGGCGCGGTGGCCGCCGCGGAGGGCGTCCTGGCCGAAACGCTGGACTACGTTAAGCAGCGCAAGGCGTTTGGCGCGCCGATCGGCAGCTTCCAGAACAGCCAGTTCGTGCTCGCCGAGCTGGCGACCGAAATCGACATCGCCCGAACGTATCTCGACGATTGCCTGACCGAGCACCTCGTCGGTTCGCTGACGGCCGCGCGGGCCGCGCGGCTGAAATGGTGGACCACCGACCTGCAGGTGCGGACCGCGGACCGCTGCCTGCAACTGCACGGCGGCTACGGCTACATGCGCGAGTACAGCGTGGCGCGCGCGTTCGTCGACGCCCGCATCCAGACGATCTACGGCGGGACCAACGAGATCATGAAGACGATCATCGCCAAGGACCTGGGCCTCTGA